The proteins below come from a single Streptomyces sp. M92 genomic window:
- a CDS encoding DUF72 domain-containing protein, whose protein sequence is MGDVLVGACSWTDRQLVASGWYPRGRRDAEGRLRHYASRLPVVEVDAGYYALPSRRNSELWLERTPDGFRFDVKAFSLLTGHPTRPEALPADLRGADRGGLRRGQAGDGLLDEVWGRFAEAVEPLRKEGRLGTVLFQFPPWFAPGAPAEAVLEACAGRTEGWPIAVEFRHPGWWEAERADTTHALLSALGASAVGTDMAQGLPSSLPPVVPVTRRSLAVVRFHGRSPAWGRGSKEDRFRYDYSATELGARVPRLRRAAEQTDELHVLFNNCCADAAVRAAETVRELLTPPRR, encoded by the coding sequence ATGGGTGACGTACTGGTCGGAGCGTGTTCCTGGACGGACCGGCAACTGGTCGCGAGCGGCTGGTACCCGCGCGGACGGCGGGACGCCGAGGGGCGGTTGCGGCACTACGCCTCACGGCTGCCCGTCGTCGAGGTGGACGCCGGGTACTACGCGCTGCCGAGCCGGCGCAACAGTGAACTGTGGCTGGAGCGCACCCCCGACGGCTTCCGCTTCGACGTCAAGGCCTTCTCCCTGCTGACCGGTCACCCGACCCGCCCCGAGGCGCTCCCCGCCGACCTGCGCGGGGCCGACAGGGGCGGGCTGCGGCGCGGGCAGGCGGGTGACGGCCTGCTGGACGAGGTGTGGGGACGGTTCGCCGAAGCGGTCGAGCCGCTGCGCAAGGAGGGGCGGCTCGGCACCGTGCTGTTCCAGTTCCCGCCGTGGTTCGCACCAGGTGCCCCGGCCGAGGCGGTGCTCGAAGCGTGCGCCGGGCGCACGGAGGGCTGGCCGATCGCCGTGGAGTTCCGGCACCCCGGGTGGTGGGAGGCGGAACGGGCGGACACCACCCACGCCCTGCTGTCCGCGCTGGGTGCCTCGGCCGTCGGCACCGACATGGCCCAGGGGCTGCCGTCGTCGCTGCCGCCCGTCGTGCCGGTCACCCGGCGGTCCCTCGCCGTGGTCCGCTTCCACGGGCGCAGCCCGGCGTGGGGGAGGGGGAGCAAGGAGGACCGCTTCCGGTACGACTACTCCGCCACCGAACTGGGCGCCCGGGTGCCCCGCCTGCGACGCGCCGCCGAACAGACCGACGAGCTGCACGTGCTCTTCAACAACTGCTGCGCCGACGCCGCCGTGCGCGCGGCCGAGACCGTGCGGGAGCTGCTCACTCCGCCGCGTCGCTGA
- a CDS encoding ArsR/SmtB family transcription factor, whose product MGHGAATTAQDAAARVRLDADNVAKVATTLQALSTPSRLLILARLREGPLPATELAAEVGMEQSACSHQLRLLRNLGLVVGERRGRSVVYALHDDHVAGLLDQAVYHVEHLRLGISDAAE is encoded by the coding sequence ATGGGTCACGGAGCCGCCACCACCGCGCAGGACGCCGCCGCACGCGTGCGCCTGGACGCGGACAACGTCGCCAAGGTCGCCACCACGCTCCAGGCCCTGTCCACCCCCTCCCGGCTGCTGATCCTGGCCCGCCTGCGCGAAGGCCCGCTGCCCGCCACCGAGTTGGCGGCCGAGGTCGGGATGGAGCAGTCGGCCTGCTCGCACCAGCTGCGCCTGCTGCGCAACCTCGGCCTGGTGGTGGGTGAGCGGCGCGGCCGTTCGGTGGTGTACGCGCTGCACGACGACCATGTCGCCGGGCTGCTCGACCAGGCCGTGTACCACGTGGAGCACCTGCGGCTGGGGATCAGCGACGCGGCGGAGTGA